The genomic stretch AAGCCAAGGAAGCCGGTGCAGATTTCGCTGGCTCTGATGAACTGGTCGAAAAAATTCAGGGCGGATGGCTTGATTTCGATAAAGCCGTCGCTACCCCTGACATGATGGCTGTAGTCGGTAAAATTGGTCGTGTACTCGGTCCTCGCGGATTGATGCCTAACGCCAAAACCGGCACTGTCACCATGGACGTTGCTAAAGCTGTTTCCGAACTCAAGGCCGGTAAGGTCGAGTTCAAGGTGGACAAGGCAGGTATCCTGCATGCTCCCATCGGAAAAGTATCTTTCGGTGCTGAAAAGCTGTGTGAAAACCTTCGCACTCTGCTTTCCACCGTGATGGCGCTGAAGCCTTCGTCCGCAAAAGGTACGTATCTTAAAGCTGTTGGTGTTTCCACTACCATGGGCCCCGGCGTTAAGATCGATCCCCTTACCGTCCGTCGTTTCCTGGACGCGTAACCTACTGGTATGCCGGGTGTCTTTCGGGACACCCTGTGAATAATGCACGGAGAGTTGAGTCAGAGACGGCAGGTGGGACTGTGTCCCATAATCCCTGCTTAGACAACGCTTTGACCTGCTTTCCGGGCCTAAGACGAGGAGTGGTAGATGAACAGGCAAGAAAAAGCCCAGATCATCGAGCAGCTGAACGAAAAAGCTGCGCGGGCGAACATTGCCGTCGTCACCGACTTCAAGGGACTGACCGTTGAGGAGCTGACTGTGCTCCGCGCTAAGTGCTTCGAAGCCGGTGTTGACTACCAAGTCGTCAAGAACACCCTGGCCCGGTTGGCTCTCAAGGACACCGATCACGGTGAATTGAGCGAACATTTCAAAGAGAACTGCGCCGTAGCGCTCGGGTACGACGATCCTGTCGCCCTTGCCAAGGTGCTGGCCGATTTCGATAAGGAAAACAAAAAGTTTACCATTCGTTTCGGTTCTCTTGAAGGGAAGTTTCTTGATAACGACGGCGTGAAAGAACTCGCTAAAATGCCCAGCAAGCCTGAGCTTTTGAGTTCTGTACTCGGCACCATGCAAGCCGTACCGCGCAATTTCGTTTGCTTGTTCGCAAACATCGAACGCAAATTCCTGTATGCCTTGACTGCGATCAAGGATCAGAAAGAGTCTGCGTAAACAAGGTTCAAAGCGAATCAATTTCTTAAGGAGAATTTATCATGGCAGATATCACCAAAGAACAAGTTGTTGAATTCATCGGCAACATGACCGTCCTGGAACTTTCCGAATTCATCAAAGAGCTCGAAGACGTCTTCGGCGTAGAAGCTGCTGCTCCTGCTGCTGCTGTTGTTGCAGCTCCTGCTGCTGGCGGCGACGCCGGTGGTGCTGAAGAGCAGACCGAATTCGACGTAATTCTCGCTGGTGCAGGCGGCAACAAGATTGCAGTCATCAAGGCTGTTCGCGCCATCACCGGTCTCGGCCTCAAGGAAGCTAAAGCAATCGTTGACGAAGCTCCTAAGGCTCTCAAGGAAGGCGTTTCCAAGGAAGAAGCTGACGAAGCTGCTAAGCAGCTCGAGGAAGCCGGCGCCGAAGTTGAAGTTAAGTAACTTCAGCCTTTTAAGCTATTCATAGCAAAGAGCGCTCACCCTTTAATAAGGGTGTTGCGCTCTTTGCTCTGTCTATGTATATACTGGGTAATTCTTTATTTTCTGGGTTTAAGCATACGTAGACGTATGTAAACGTCTGCTCCTCGTTCAACATGTGTTCGGAATTGCATGTCCGACCATGGCTTAGCACCCAATTTCCGCAGTGATCGTTTCGAAGATTGCTGCACCGACAGAGGGCAAGAGTCTCCACGTGACTCTAACGTCCCAACCACCAACCACTCATACATGAGGGTACAATGGGTCATTTCAGAAAACAATTCGGTAGCATCGTCAACACGCTCTCCATCCCGCACCTGCTTGAATTGCAGGTCGACTCCTACAAGCGTTTCCTGCAAGAAGGAACGCCACCGGCGTCGCGCGGCGACTTTGGTTTGGAAGGCGTGTTTCGGTCAGTGTTTCCCATTGAAGATTTCAACAAGACCGCTAGCCTTGATTTTGTCAGTTACGAAATCGGTGAACCAAAATACGACGTCGATGAGTGCATTTCTAAGGGACTCACCTATGAAGCACCCATTCGTATTACCGTCCGTCTCGTAGTTTTCGACGTGGATGAAGAGACAGACAATCGCACGATTCGTGACATCAAAGAGCAAGACATTTACTTCGGTACCATTCCGCTGATGACTGAGAAGGGAACGTATGTCATCAACGGCACCGAGCGTGTAATTGTCAACCAGCTCCAACGTTCTCCCGGCATCATCTTTGAGCATGATTCCGGTAAATCCCACTCAAGCCGCAAGGTGCTTTACTCCTGTCGTGTCATTCCCATGCGCGGCTCCTGGCTCGATTTCGACTTCGATCATAAAGACATTTTGTATGTCCGCATTGACCGTCGTCGTAAGATGCCTGCAACCATCTTGTTGAAGGCTATGGGTCTTTCCCGTTCTGATATCCTGGAATACTTCTACGATACTGAAACCTACAATCTGTTGAAGACCAAGGTTCAGCGTCATGTTGTAGAAGATCAATTCCGGAAAGAGATTGCTTTCGCAGATATTAAAGTCGGCGACAAGGTTCTGGTCAAGAAAGGTGCTCCCATCACCAAGGGTGCATGGAAGAAGCTTGTACGAAATGAGGTCAAAACCATTGAGGTTGACCCCATTTCACTTATTGGCTTGTATCTTTCCGCTGATTTGGTCGACAATACTGGTGAAGTATTGGCAGAAGCAGCTGAAGAGGTAACTGCAGAGCTCATCGAAAGAATGCGTGAATTCGGTATCAAGGAACTCAATGTCCTTCATACCCGAGGTATGGATGTATCTGATGCACTCCGTAACACCTTGTTACTTGACAAGACCACTGATATGGAGACTGCGCAGATTGAGATTTATCGTCGTTTGCGCCCGAGCTCTCCGCCTACTCCTGAAATTGCTTCAAACTTCTTCGAGAATCTTTTCAGATCTTCCGACTACTATGACTTGTCTAACGTTGGTCGTTACAAGCTCAATTCTCGTTTGAACCAGGATGTAGATCTCAATACACGGACCCTGACCAACGAGGATATCCTCCTTGCGGTCAAGGAGCTGATGCATCTTAAAGATACTCACGGCCCGGCCGATGATATCGATCACCTCGGTAACCGTCGTGTTCGTCCAGTTGGTGAATTGGTGGAAAACCAATACCGTATTGGGCTTGTTCGTATGGAACGAGCTATCAAAGAGCGCATGTCCTTGCAGGAAGTCGCTACTTTGATGCCGCATGATCTGATCAACCCGAAACCGGTTGCTGCAGTACTGAAGGAATTCTTCGGAACCTCGCAGCTCAGCCAGTTCATGGATCAGACCAACCCGCTCTCCGAAGTCACTCACAAGCGTCGTCTTTCGGCTCTTGGCCCCGGTGGTCTGACTCGAGAACGTGCAGGCTTTGAGGTTCGTGACGTTCACACCTCTCACTATGGCCGTATTTGTCCCATTGAGACTCCTGAAGGACCGAACATTGGTCTGATTGTCTCTTTGACCACCTATGCGAAAGTCAATGACTTCGGTTTCATTGAAACCCCGTATCGTATGGTCAACGACAAGAAGGTGACTGACGAAGTCTACTACATGGATGCTTCCAAGGAAGCCAAGGAAGTTGTGGCACAGGCCAATGCTCCCTTGGATGAAAATGGCGTCTTCTCCAACCCGCGTGTCAATGCTCGCCTTGCTGGTGATGTCCAGTTGACCGCAGCGGAAGAAGTCACCTGCATGGACATCAGTCCGAGCCAGACCGTATCTATCTCGGCAGCCTTGATTCCGTTCCTTGAGCACGATGATGCTAACCGCGCACTTATGGGATCGAACATGATGCGTCAGGCCGTTCCGCTTCTTCAGGCAGAGCAGCCGTTGGTTGGTACTGGAATGGAAGGCCCGGTTGCCCGAGATTCCGGAGCATGCGTTATCGCCGAACAAGACGGTGTCATTCACTATGTCGACTCCGAACGCATCATCGTTAACTACGAAGGTGGCGTTTATGGTGATTCGGGTGGCGCAAAACACTATGAATTCCAGAAATGGCACAAGTCGAACCAGAACTCCTGCTTTGGACAGCGTCCGAAGGTTCAGGTTGGCCAGGTAGTCAAGAAAGGGGATATCCTCGCGGATGGTCCTGGTATTGATGACGGCGAACTGGCTCTTGGTAAAAACCTGCTTGTTGCCTTTATGCCCTGGTGTGGCTTCAACTTTGAGGACTCCATCCTCATTTCCGAGCGCATGGTCAAGGAAGACGTGTTCACCTCGATTCACATTGAGGAATTCGAACTCGTTGCTCGTGACACCAAGCTCGGACCCGAAGAAGTTACCAGAGATATATCCAACGTTTCTGAAGAAATGCTGCGTAACCTTGATGAATGCGGTATTATCCGCATCGGTGCACGTATCAAACCCGACGATATCATGGTCGGTAAGATTACGCCCAAGGGTGAAACGCAGCTTACTCCTGAAGAAAAACTGCTTCGTGCGATCTTTGGTGATAAAGCCCGCGATGTTAAGAATACTTCCCTCAAGGTTCCGCCAGGAATCTCCGGTACTATTGTTGACGTCAAGGTCTTCAACCGTCGCTCATCCGATAAGGATGATCGTACCAAGGCTATCGAAGATGCAGAGCTTGCAGCATTTGATGCCAAGGAAACGAAGCACATTGCTGCTTTGACCGATGCTACCCGTGAGAGAATCTGGGAAGCTGCTGCCGGTTCCAAGCTGAAAAAAGACATTGTCGGCTCCAAGAAAATCGTTCTTGGAAAGTCCGGTGAAGTTGTTGAGCGTGAAGCGATTGATGGCGTACCGGTCAAGAAATTGATTGGTGTGTTCGACCGTGAGATCAATGACCAGCTCAAACTGATCATTGCTGATTACGAAGCGCAGATCGCCTTCATCAAAAATATGTATGACATCAAGAGGGAAAAAGTCACTGAAGGTGATGATCTTCCTCCGGGTGTTATTAAAATGGTAAAAGTCTATGTCGCCGTTAAGCGTAAACTGAGCGTTGGTGATAAGATGGCTGGTCGTCATGGTAACAAGGGTGTTGTCTCCTGCATCTTGCCGGAAGAGGATATGCCTTTCTTCGATGACGGTACCCCCATGGACATTGTCCTCAACCCGCTGGGCGTTCCCTCCCGTATGAACATCGGGCAGATCATGGAAACCCACTTGGGTATGGCCGGCCGCAAACTTGGACAGCAACTGCATGCAAAGATGGAAGAGGGTGTTTCTGACCTGCGCGATCAGGCAAAGCACATCTTCGACTCCAAGGAAATGGATGACTTCATTGATTCCATGTCCGATGAGGAACTCATCAACTGCATCAAGAAGACCCAGAACGGAATCGTTGCCAAAACCCCAGTGTTTGATGGTGCCGAGGAAGAAGAAATCTGGAGCTGGCTGACCAAGGCTGGCTGTGACGATGACGGCAAGTTCATTCTGTACGATGGTCGTACAGGTGAGCCGTTCCACAACCGCGTTACTGTGGGCATCATGTATATTCTCAAACTGCACCACTTGGTCGATGAGAAGATTCACGCCCGTTCCACAGGTCCTTACTCGCTGGTAACCCAGCAGCCCTTGGGTGGTAAGGCCCAGTTTGGTGGTCAGCGACTCGGTGAGATGGAAGTCTGGGCTCTTGAAGCCTACGGCGCCGCATACCTCCTGCAGGAATTCCTGACCGTCAAATCCGATGACGTTCAGGGCCGTGTCAAGATGTATGAGAAGATCGTCAAGGGTGACAACTTCCTGGAAGCCGGCTTGCCGGAATCCTTCAACGTCCTGGTTAAGGAACTCATGTCGTTGGGTCTTGATGTGACCCTTCACTACGAGGACCGCAAACGTCCATCCGGCCCCTCTTACGGTGGCCCAAGGCCGCTTAATCCGTAAGGCCGGGACTGTTTAAAGGTTTATAGCCTGGCCGATCATGGATCGGCCAGGCATCAGATAACATTTTACGATAGGGGATATCCATGACGTTGGACGATCTGTTCACCTTGCGTGGAGCGCCGAATCAGGCGGCCCAAGGCCGTAACTTAAAGGCTATCCAGATATCCATTGCCGCACCTGAAACCATTCGCGAATGGTCTTTCGGTGAGGTGAAGAAACCCGAAACCATCAACTACCGTACCTTCAAACCGGAACGTGATGGCCTCTTTTGTGCCAAGATTTTCGGCCCGGTGAAGGATTACGAGTGCAACTGCGGTAAGTACAAACGCATGAAGCACCGTGGTATCGTGTGTGAAAAATGCGGCGTCGAGGTCATTGCCTCCAAAGTACGTCGTGAACGCATGGGCCACATCGAGCTTGCTGCTCCTGTTGCGCACATTTGGTTTCTGAAAACCCTGCCTTCGAAGATCGGTACACTCCTGGATATTACCATGGCCGATCTCGAGAAGGTTTTGTACTTCGATTCCTTCATCGTTCTTGATCCGGGCGAAACCCCGCTCAAGACGCACCAGGTCGTTTCCGAGGACCAGTATTTCCAGGTCATCGATCACTTTGGTGAGGACGCTCTCGAAGTCGGTATGGGCGCTGAAACCGTTCGTACCATGCTGGAAGCATTGGATCTGCCGACTCTTCGCACTGAATTGCGTGAAGAGGCAGCAACCACTCGCTCTCAGACCAAAAAGAAGAAAATCACCAAACGCCTTAAGATCGTTGAAGCGTTTTTGGAGTCTGGCAACAGGCCCGAGTGGATGATCATGGAAGTTATTCCCATCATTCCGCCCGAGCTGCGTCCTCTCGTCCCTCTGGACGGTGGCCGTTTCGCCACATCCGACCTCAACGACCTGTACCGACGTGTTATCAACCGTAACAACCGTCTGAAGCGTCTGCTCGAGCTCGGTGCCCCCGAGATCATCATCCGCAACGAAAAGCGTATGCTGCAGGAAGCTGTTGACGCCTTGTTTGACAACGGTCGCCGTGGTCGTGCCATTACCGGCACCAATGGTCGTCCGCTGAAATCCTTGTCCGACATGATCAAGGGTAAGCAGGGGCGTTTCCGTCAGAACCTTCTCGGTAAACGTGTCGACTATTCCGGTCGTTCCGTTATTGTTGTCGGTCCGAAGCTGAAACTGCACCAGTGCGGTCTTCCCAAGAAGATGGCTCTGGAGCTTTTCAAGCCATTCATCTACGCCGAGTTGGAAAAGCGTGACATCGCCACGACCATCAAATCTGCAAAGAAGATGGTAGAACGCGAAGATCTGGTCGTGTGGGACATCCTTGAAGATGTAGTTCGCGAATACCCGATCATGCTCAACCGTGCACCGACTCTGCACCGCCTCGGTATCCAGGCATTTGAACCGCTTCTCGTAGAAGGTAAAGCTATCCAGCTGCACCCGCTCGTCTGTTCCGCTTACAACGCTGACTTCGATGGTGACCAGATGGCTGTTCACGTTCCGTTGTCTGTTGAGGCGCAGATCGAGTGCCGTGTACTCATGATGTCTACAAACAACATCTTGAGCCCTTCAAACGGATCTCCCATCATCAATCCTTCGCAGGATATCGTTCTTGGTCTGTACTACCTGACCACGCCGCGATCCTTCGACAAGGGTGAGGGTATGGTCTTTTCTGATCCTGCTGAAGTTATTGCAGCTTACGATCATGGCGCTGTTGGTCTGCATGCTCGAATCAAAGTCCGTATCAACGGCAAGATCGAGGAGACCACCACCGGTCGCGTTATCGTCAGCGAGCTTATTCCGAGCGAAGTGCCGTTCGATATGGTCAACTGCGTTCTGAATAAGAAGAACATCGCTGCACTGGTAACCGGTGCATATCGTCAGGCTGGAACAAAGGCCACTGTTATCCTTTGTGACCGCATCAAAGATCTGGGATATGAATTCGCTACTCGCGCCGGTGTTACCATTGGTGTGAAGGATTTGAGAATCCCTGATGCCAAGGCTGGCATGCTTGATACTGCTCACGCTGAAGTGGACGAAATCGAAAACCAGTTCCAGGACGGTATCATTACCCGTACTGAGAAATACAACAAGGTTGTTGACGTCTGGACCAAGGTCACCAATGAGATCTCCAATGAGATGATGCAGGAAGTGTCTACCGACATCCTTACCGATCCCAAAACCGGTAAGACGGAAGTCAACTCCAGCTTTAACCCGATCTACATGATGGCCACTTCCGGCGCTCGTGGTAACCAGGATCAGATGCGCCAGCTTGCTGGTATGCGTGGTCTGATGGCCAAGCCGTCGGGTGAGATTATTGAGACTCCCATTACCGCTTCCTTCCGTGAAGGTCTGTCGGTTCTGCAGTACTTTATCTCCACTCACGGTGCTCGTAAGGGTCTGGCTGATACCGCACTGAAAACTGCAAACTCCGGTTACCTGACTCGACGTCTTGTCGACGTTGTTCAGGATGTAACCGTATCTGAACTCGATTGCGGCACTGTCGATGGCCTTGAGCTTACCCACCTTATCAAGGGTGGTGAGATCAAGCAGCGTCTGGCAGAACGTGTCCACGGTCGTGTGACGATGTTTGATATATATAATGAAGATAATGGTGAGCTGATTATCCCCAGCAACACTGTGATCGATTCCGAATATGCGAAGAAACTTGACCAGTCCGGCGTGAACTCCATCACGATTCGCTCCGGTTTGACCTGTAAGTCCAAGCAGGGCATTTGTGCCATGTGTTACGGACGTGACCTCGCTCGCGGTCATCTGGTCAACGTTGGTGAGACTGTCGGTATTATCGCTGCTCAGTCCATTGGTGAGCCTGGAACCCAGCTTACCATGCGTACCTTCCACATCGGTGGTACCGCATCCAAGGAAATTGAATCGTCTGCCATTGAATCCCAGCACAACGGTCGCGTTGTCACCTCTCGTATGCGGACTGTTGTCAACTCCGAAGGGCACAAGATGGTCCTTGGTAAGAGTTGTCAGGTCGGTATCGTGGATGACCAGGGACGTGAAAGGGAAAAATACGTCCTGCCTTCCGGTGCCAGATTGCTGGTCGAAGACGGACAGGATATCAAGAAGGGTACACCGCTTGCCGATTGGGATCCGTATATGGAGCCCTTCATCGTTGATGTTTCCGGTACGATTAAGTTCAAGGACATCATCGAAGGCAAGACTGTGCAGGAAGACCGTACATCAAAGGCTTCCTACACCATCATGGAATACCGGACCACGAACTATCGTCCTTCTGTCGGTATCTTCGACGAAGAGGATAATGCAGTTTGTCGTCCTGGTACTGACATTGCGGCGAACTTCGCTATGCCTGTCGGCGCTATTCTGATGATCAAGGATGGCGACACGGTTAAGGCCGGTGACGTTATCGCACGTAAGCCGCGTGAGTCTTCCAAGACCAAGGATATCGTTGGTGGTTTGCCGCGCGTTGCAGAGCTCTTCGAGGTTCGCAAGCCCAAGGATATGGGTGTTGTTTCCTCCATCGATGGTATTGTCACATTCGGCCCTGAAACGAAGGGTAAGCGTAAGGTCGTAGTTACTCCTGAGATTGGTGACGCCAAGGAATTCCTGATTCCGAAAGGTAAACACATCACTGTACAGGAGTCCGACTTCGTTGAAGCCGGCGATCTGCTGACCGAAGGCTCCCCTGAGCTGCACGATATCCTGCGTATCAAGGGTGAAAAACACCTTGCTCGTTACCTCGTTGAAGAAATCCAGGATGTTTACCGCTTCCAGGGTGTTAACATCAACGATAAGCACATCGAGATTATCGTCCGCCAGATGCTGAAGAAGGTTTCCATCCTTGAACCTGGTTCCACCTCTTTCCTTATTGGCGAGCAGGTCGACAAGCTGAGGTTCATGGAAGAGAATAACAAGGTTCTGGCTGAAGGTGGTAAGCCCGCTGTTGCCGAGACACTTGTTCTCGGTATCACTCAGGCTTCACTGTCTACTGACTCCTTCATCTCGGCTGCTTCCTTCCAGGAAACCACCAAGGTTCTGACTGAAGCTTCTCTGAAGGGTAAGTCTGATAACCTCCGTGGACTCAAGGAAAACGTAATTGTCGGTCGTCTTGTTCCGGCTGGAACAGGATTCCGTAAATACACCGATTCCGGTATTATCGTACCAGACCAGACTGAGCGTCCTGACAAGTTCCTCGAAGAATTAGAGGAAAGTCCGCTTTTGGTTGAATCGGAATAATAATAACACCATCGCAGATAGTGTCTAATTGCCTGTAAATATGGGAGAGGCCTCGCCTCTCCCATATTTTTATGTTCCAAGAGAGGCCATGTTTTTCGAAAGGGAAGGGTAAATCACTTGACAACCCGTGAACTTTTGGATTACTTGCGGTCCTCTTTGCGCATTAGTGCGCGTGGTATTGTATTAACTATTGATTGGAGGATGAATGCCTACCATTAACCAGCTCATCCGTAAGGGGCGCAAAGCGCAACTCAAACGGAAGAAGACCCCGGCACTGTTGGAATGCCCTCAGCGTCGCGGTGTTTGCACAAGGGTTTACACCACGACTCCGAAGAAGCCGAACTCCGCTCTTCGTAAAGTTGCTCGTGTCCGCCTGACCAACGGCATCGAAGTCACCGCCTACATCGGTGGTGAAGGCCACAACCTGCAGGAACACTCCGTGGTTCTTATCCGCGGCGGTCGTGTAAAAGACTTGCCCGGTGTCCGTTACCACATCGTTCGCGGCTCCCTCGACACCTCTGGTGTTGATGATCGTCGTCGTGGTCGTTCCAAGTACGGCACCAAGCGCCCGAAATAGGTTGTAGTTTTTTCGTAATGCCCGGGTTGGGATGACAAAGTAGGGCGGAGGCTGCCCGAAATAATGTCCCCCCGGTGAAACTCGAAGGAGAAAAAAATGCCTCGTAAAGGACCTGTCGCCAAGCGGCAGATACTGCCGGATCCAGTTTACGGCAGCAAGCTTATTACTCGGTTCATCAACCGTCTCATGCTTGACGGTAAGAAGAACACCGCTGAAAGAATTTTTTACCAGGCTATCGAAGTCCTGGCAGACAAGACGAACGAAGATGCTCTGCGTGCATTTGAAAAATGCCTGGATAACGTTCGTCCGGCCCTGGAAGTCAAATCCCGCCGCGTTGGTGGTGCGACCTACCAGGTACCCATGGAAGTCCGCCCGGACCGTCAGACCGCTTTGGCCATTCGTTGGCTGATCGGCTACGCACGTGGTCGCGGCGAAAAGGGCATGGTTGCCCGTCTTTCCGGCGAGCTTCTTGACGCTTTCAACAACCGTGGTGGCGCAGTCAAAAAGCGCGAAGATACCCACAAGATGGCCGAAGCCAACAAGGCTTTCGCTCACTACCGCTGGTAGTCACGGAGAAGAACAGTGCCAAGACAAGTTCCCAGAGAGAAACAACGCAATATTGGTATTATGGCCCACATCGATGCGGGCAAGACCACGACCACAGAGCGTATTCTGTTTTACACCGGTGTTTCCCACAAAATTGGTGAAACCCACGATGGTGAAGCTACCATGGACTGGATGGTCCAGGAGCAGGAGCGCGGAATCACCATTACTTCCGCAGCAACCACCTGTTTTTGGCGTGATCATCGCGTCAACATCATTGATACCCCGGGTCACGTTGACTTCACTATGGAAGTAGAACGTGCCCTGCGTGTACTTGATGGTGCCGTAGCTGTCTTCGACTCCGTTGCAGGCGTTGAGCCTCAGTCTGAAACCGTATGGCGTCAGGCTGACCGTTACAATGTTCCCCGCTTGGCCTTCGTGAACAAGATGGACCGTATCGGTGCCAACTTCTCTCGTAGCGTTGAGATGATGAAGACTCGCCTCGGAGCCAAGGCTGTTCCTCTTCAGCTGCCCATCGGTGCTGAAGATGAGTTTGAAGGCGTAGTCGACCTGATCGAAGGTAAAGCTTACATTTATGATCACAAAGATCATGGTACCAGCTTCACCACCGTCGATGTTCCTGCTGAGTTGCAGGATCAATACGAAGAAATGCGCGGCGAAATGATCGAAGCCATTGCTGAGGAAGATGAAACTCTTCTCGAAAAGTACATGGCTGATGAGGAATTGACCGCTGAAGAGCTTCGTGAAGGCGTACGTAAGGCTACCATCAGCCTGACCATCTGTCCGGTTCTGTGTGGTACCGCTTTCCGTAACAAAGGTGTACAGCCGCTGCTGGACGCCATTGTAGATTACCTTCCTTCTCCGCTTGATATTGATGCCATGAAAGGTGTCGATCCTTCTTCTGGAGAAGAAATCGAGTGCCCCTGTGACGATGACAAGCCGCTGGCTGCATTGTCCTTCAAGCTCATGACCGATCCGTTTGTTGGTCACTTGACCTTCCTGCGTCTTTACTCCGGTAAGATCGAATCCGGTGCCACCTTCATGAACGGTGCCACTGGCAAAAAAGAACGCATTGGTCGTCTTTTGAAAATGCACGCTAACAAGCGTGAGGAAATAAAAGAGGCATACGCCGGTGACATCGTCGCCGCTGTCGGCCTCAAAAACCTGGCAACCGGTGATACTCTGTGCGACATGAAGCACGCAGTAGTTCTCGAGTCCCTGGATATTCCGGACCCGGTCATCGAAGTTGCCATCGAACCCAAGACCAAGGCAGACCGCGATAACCTGTCCAATGCCCTCGTCAAACTCGCTAAGGAGGACCCCTCCTTCCGTGTTAAGACTGATGACGAGACTGGTCAGTGCCTGATCGCCGGAATGGGTGAGTTGCATCTCGAAATCATCGTTGACCGCCTCCTTCGGGAATTCAACGTCAACGCTAACGTGGGTGCCCCCCGTGTTGCATATCGAGAAACCATTTCCCAAGCGACCAAGGTTGATGTTAAGCATGCCAAACAGTCCGGTGGTCGTGGTCAGTATGGCCACGTTGTCCTGGAAGTCGAACCCAACAGCGAAAAAGGGTACGAGTTTGAGGACGAGATCAAGGGCGGCGTAATTCCGAAAGAATACATCCCCGCTGTTGATAAGGGTATTGTTGATGCCATGAAGAACGGTATCGTCGCCGGTTTCCCGGTTGTCGATGTCAAGGTAAAGCTCGTCTTCGGTTCCTACCACGAGGTAGACTCCAGTGAGCAAGCCTTCTACATTGCCGGTTCCATGGCTATCAAGGAAGCCTGCAGGCAAGCCAAGCCTGTGCTTCTTGAGCCTATCATGTCCGTTGAAGTCGTTACTCCGGAAGATTATCTGGGCGACGTCATGGGTGACCTTAACGGTCGTCGCGGTCGTGTCGGCGAAATGGAAGCACGCCCAGGTGTACAGGTTGTACGTTCGTTTGTGCCTCTTTCCGAAATGTTCGGATATGCAACTGACCTTCGTTCGAAGACTCAGGGCCGTGCAACTTTCACCATGCAGTTCGATCACTACGAAAGAGTGCCGAACAGCTTGGCTGAAGAGTTGATGACACAGAAAGATTAACGACGAGCCGGGATTTTACCTTCGCTTGACATTCGAAGCGTGTTGGGAGTATATCTCCCGACCGCTTCGATAATTGTGTGTCCGTTTTGTTGCGGACAGTGAAGATAGATCCTTTGAGGAGAAAGCACTATGGCTGCTTCGATGGCGAGCGATCGCATCAGAATTAAACTGAGATCATACGATTACCGTATTCTGGACAAGGC from Pseudodesulfovibrio profundus encodes the following:
- the rpoB gene encoding DNA-directed RNA polymerase subunit beta: MGHFRKQFGSIVNTLSIPHLLELQVDSYKRFLQEGTPPASRGDFGLEGVFRSVFPIEDFNKTASLDFVSYEIGEPKYDVDECISKGLTYEAPIRITVRLVVFDVDEETDNRTIRDIKEQDIYFGTIPLMTEKGTYVINGTERVIVNQLQRSPGIIFEHDSGKSHSSRKVLYSCRVIPMRGSWLDFDFDHKDILYVRIDRRRKMPATILLKAMGLSRSDILEYFYDTETYNLLKTKVQRHVVEDQFRKEIAFADIKVGDKVLVKKGAPITKGAWKKLVRNEVKTIEVDPISLIGLYLSADLVDNTGEVLAEAAEEVTAELIERMREFGIKELNVLHTRGMDVSDALRNTLLLDKTTDMETAQIEIYRRLRPSSPPTPEIASNFFENLFRSSDYYDLSNVGRYKLNSRLNQDVDLNTRTLTNEDILLAVKELMHLKDTHGPADDIDHLGNRRVRPVGELVENQYRIGLVRMERAIKERMSLQEVATLMPHDLINPKPVAAVLKEFFGTSQLSQFMDQTNPLSEVTHKRRLSALGPGGLTRERAGFEVRDVHTSHYGRICPIETPEGPNIGLIVSLTTYAKVNDFGFIETPYRMVNDKKVTDEVYYMDASKEAKEVVAQANAPLDENGVFSNPRVNARLAGDVQLTAAEEVTCMDISPSQTVSISAALIPFLEHDDANRALMGSNMMRQAVPLLQAEQPLVGTGMEGPVARDSGACVIAEQDGVIHYVDSERIIVNYEGGVYGDSGGAKHYEFQKWHKSNQNSCFGQRPKVQVGQVVKKGDILADGPGIDDGELALGKNLLVAFMPWCGFNFEDSILISERMVKEDVFTSIHIEEFELVARDTKLGPEEVTRDISNVSEEMLRNLDECGIIRIGARIKPDDIMVGKITPKGETQLTPEEKLLRAIFGDKARDVKNTSLKVPPGISGTIVDVKVFNRRSSDKDDRTKAIEDAELAAFDAKETKHIAALTDATRERIWEAAAGSKLKKDIVGSKKIVLGKSGEVVEREAIDGVPVKKLIGVFDREINDQLKLIIADYEAQIAFIKNMYDIKREKVTEGDDLPPGVIKMVKVYVAVKRKLSVGDKMAGRHGNKGVVSCILPEEDMPFFDDGTPMDIVLNPLGVPSRMNIGQIMETHLGMAGRKLGQQLHAKMEEGVSDLRDQAKHIFDSKEMDDFIDSMSDEELINCIKKTQNGIVAKTPVFDGAEEEEIWSWLTKAGCDDDGKFILYDGRTGEPFHNRVTVGIMYILKLHHLVDEKIHARSTGPYSLVTQQPLGGKAQFGGQRLGEMEVWALEAYGAAYLLQEFLTVKSDDVQGRVKMYEKIVKGDNFLEAGLPESFNVLVKELMSLGLDVTLHYEDRKRPSGPSYGGPRPLNP
- the rplL gene encoding 50S ribosomal protein L7/L12, with the protein product MADITKEQVVEFIGNMTVLELSEFIKELEDVFGVEAAAPAAAVVAAPAAGGDAGGAEEQTEFDVILAGAGGNKIAVIKAVRAITGLGLKEAKAIVDEAPKALKEGVSKEEADEAAKQLEEAGAEVEVK
- the rplA gene encoding 50S ribosomal protein L1 — translated: MPKHGKKYRNAVGDRDTVVRVSVEEGVKTAVDSAYAKFDETVDVAINLGVDPKYSDQMIRGAVSLPNGLGKDVRVAVFCKPEKEAEAKEAGADFAGSDELVEKIQGGWLDFDKAVATPDMMAVVGKIGRVLGPRGLMPNAKTGTVTMDVAKAVSELKAGKVEFKVDKAGILHAPIGKVSFGAEKLCENLRTLLSTVMALKPSSAKGTYLKAVGVSTTMGPGVKIDPLTVRRFLDA
- the rplJ gene encoding 50S ribosomal protein L10 → MNRQEKAQIIEQLNEKAARANIAVVTDFKGLTVEELTVLRAKCFEAGVDYQVVKNTLARLALKDTDHGELSEHFKENCAVALGYDDPVALAKVLADFDKENKKFTIRFGSLEGKFLDNDGVKELAKMPSKPELLSSVLGTMQAVPRNFVCLFANIERKFLYALTAIKDQKESA